The following are encoded in a window of Scophthalmus maximus strain ysfricsl-2021 chromosome 6, ASM2237912v1, whole genome shotgun sequence genomic DNA:
- the eevs gene encoding 2-epi-5-epi-valiolone synthase has translation MGKVPVENNDTEGKKNEFSLVRIKSTWKRKLGMKAKMNTTDHVSAAKIYESIEETGTSWTVVSPIVFTYKVTEAQNLLDPCNDTLLLGHITDPQQVEDMKKSSKPLKRFVVVDQEVFKIYGSKLTEYLEANNVLYKILALPTTEENKSMEMALKIIEEVNTFSLDRRREPIIAMGGGVCLDIVGLAASLYRRRTPYIRVPTTLLSYIDASVGAKTGVNFANCKNKLGAYIPPTAVFLDLSFIKTIPRRHISNGLAEMLKMALMKHRGLFELLEEHGQMLLDTKFQADNSRYGHNHIQAASQATRIAITTMLEELAPNLWEDDLNRLVDFGHLISPALEMKVLPSLLHGEAVNIDMSYMVYVSQESGLLTEEEKQRIIRCMVGLELPVWHEACAMELIQKSLQDRLKHSGGLFRMPLPVGLGQADIFNNTSNEILHRAYEKWCDELSVSSDSNCDPSPARIPTLHQF, from the exons ATGGGAAAGGTACCTGTGGAGAACAATGACacggaaggaaagaaaaatgagttTAGCTTAGTCCGGATCAAAAGTACCTGGAAGCGCAAACTGGGAATGAAAGCCAAAATGAACACAACTGACCATGTCTCTGCTGCAAAAAT ATATGAGAGTATCGAAGAGACAGGCACCTCTTGGACAGTGGTCAGCCCCATTGTCTTTACTTACAAGGTAACCGAGGCTCAGAACTTGCTGGACCCATGCAACGACACACTCCTACTGGGTCACATCACCGACCCACAGCAGGTGGAGGACATGAAAAAGTCAAGCAAGCCACTCAAACGCTTTGTAGTCGTTGACCAGGAAGTGTTCAAAATCTACGGCTCCAAGCTAACCGAGTACTTAGAGGCCAACAATGTCCTGTACAAGATCTTGGCTCTACCCACCACTGAGGAGAACAAATCCATGGAGATGGCCTTGAAGATCATAGAAGAGGTCAACACCTTCTCCCTTGACCGGCGCAGAGAGCCTATCATTGCCATGGGTGGAGGGGTGTGCCTGGACATAGTTGGCTTGGCTGCATCACTCTACAGAAGACGCACTCCTTACATCAGGGTCCCAACCACCCTGCTCTCCTACATTGATGCTAGCGTGGGGGCAAAGACAGGGGTTAACTTTGCAAACTGCAAGAACAAGCTAGGTGCCTACATTCCGCCCACCGCCGTCTTCCTTGACCTGTCCTTCATAAAAACCATTCCTCGACGGCACATCTCCAATGGGCTGGCAGAGATGTTAAAG ATGGCCTTGATGAAGCACAGGGGCCTCTTTGAGCTTCTTGAGGAACATGGTCAAATGCTGTTGGACACGAAATTCCAGGCTGACAACAGTAGATACGGGCACAACCACATACAGGCTGCATCACAAGCAACTCGCATAGCCATCACCACCATGCTCGAGGAGCTCGCCCCAAACCTTTGGGAGGATGACCTCAACAGACTTGTGGACTTTGGCCACCTTATCAGTCCAGCACTTGAGATG AAAGTTCTCCCATCTCTGCTGCATGGTGAGGCAGTGAACATTGATATGTCTTACATGGTTTACGTGTCTCAAGAGAGTGGTCTattgacagaggaggagaagcaaagGATCATCAGGTGCATGGTGGGCCTGGAACTCCCTGTCTGGCATGAGGCATGTGCTATGGAGCTCATACAGAAGTCTTTGCAGGACAGGCTGAAGCACTCTGGCGGCCTGTTCAGGATGCCTCTGCCTGTTGGTCTTGGGCAAGCAG